A single window of Zea mays cultivar B73 chromosome 10, Zm-B73-REFERENCE-NAM-5.0, whole genome shotgun sequence DNA harbors:
- the LOC103641234 gene encoding uncharacterized protein, whose protein sequence is MEQQGNDGVNSSRSSPFFHNDQWTYTLVTELDHLQHGQNTHFHNPSSSHMSMPPSFQQLLEVYNPFLERAEQPNSQETTKETHSPLPQVGSKQKKVSRRGGGFTKEEDRVICSAFLNVSKDPITGVNQSSGAR, encoded by the exons ATGGAGCAGCAAGGAAATGATGGTGTGAATTCCTCCCGGTCCTCACCTTTCTTTCACAATGATCAGTGGACTTACACGCTAGTCACTGAGCTTGATCATCTACAGCATGGCCAGAACACACAT TTCCATAACCCAAGTTCATCACACATGAGTATGCCCCCATCGTTTCAACAATTGTTAGAGGTTTACAACCCATTTCTAGAGCGAGCCGAACAACCAAATTCACAGGAAACAACTAAAGAAACACATTCACCACTACCTCAAGTTGGTTCAAAGCAAAAGAAGGTTTCTAGAAGAGGGGGTGGATTCACTAAAGAAGAGGATAGAGTAATTTGTTCTGCGTTTTTGAATGTCAGCAAAGACCCAATTACGG GTGTGAACCAGTCTTCTGGAG CTAGATGA